A genomic window from Leptolyngbya sp. BL0902 includes:
- the xdhB gene encoding xanthine dehydrogenase molybdopterin binding subunit — protein sequence MSPVGTRKSHESAAAHVSGTAVYTDDQREPLGMLSLFPVISPHTHAKITKLDPSPALKMAGCVTVLTAADVPGENNTGVIVHDEILLPTDEVYYYGQVVAWAVGETEAAAREAAGKVVVEYEPLPALKTVQEAIAASSYHNDPQFIRRGDADAALASALHTFSGEVEVGAQDHFYLETQTSWVVPDGEGNLQVFASTQHPTETQEIVARVLGLSKNQVVCTCLRMGGAFGGKESQANPFAAAAALATYKTGRPARVRLRRHHDMLITGKRHGFLNQYEVGFDNEGKILAMKALLVADGGWSLDLSPPVLARAMLHVDNAYYIPNLEVEGRIAKTNRVSNTAYRGFGGPQGMIVAEEVVDRIARTLNLPPDVVRERNFYHGTGETSTTHYSQEIVDNRIARVWQEAKANSNYEARQAEIAAFNASSPYKKRGLAITPVKFGISFNKVMYNQAGSLVLIYTDGSIQLNHGGTEMGQGLHTKMIQVAAKALGVNIDRIRMMHTSTDKVPNTSATAASSGSDLNGQAVKNACEILRDRLAAVAVRMLNLDAPEDMVFEDDWIYCRTYPSARISFDEVVKQTYSERISLAATGFYRTPNIFWDPKLGKGRPFYYFAYGAAVSEVEVDGFTGTFKLRQVDIVHDVGESLNPLVDKGQIEGGFVQGMGWLTMEELVWDGEGRLRTFAPSTYKIPTISEIPENFTVHLLERAAQDGVIYGSKAVGEPPFMLAMSVREAIRAAVAAFGDADYVPLGLPATPEATLWAIEGVREASREAQPVGF from the coding sequence ATGAGTCCAGTCGGAACACGCAAGAGCCACGAAAGTGCCGCCGCCCACGTTAGCGGTACGGCAGTGTATACCGATGATCAGCGGGAACCGTTGGGGATGTTGTCGCTGTTTCCGGTGATTTCGCCCCACACCCACGCCAAAATTACCAAGCTCGACCCCAGTCCGGCCCTGAAGATGGCGGGTTGCGTGACGGTGCTGACCGCCGCCGATGTGCCGGGGGAGAACAACACCGGGGTGATCGTCCACGACGAAATTTTGTTGCCTACCGATGAGGTCTACTACTACGGCCAAGTGGTGGCCTGGGCGGTGGGGGAAACCGAGGCGGCAGCACGGGAAGCGGCGGGTAAGGTGGTGGTTGAATATGAACCCCTGCCTGCGTTGAAGACCGTGCAGGAAGCGATTGCCGCCAGCAGCTACCACAACGATCCCCAGTTCATTCGGCGGGGGGATGCGGACGCGGCCCTGGCCTCGGCTCTCCACACCTTCTCCGGTGAGGTGGAGGTTGGTGCCCAAGACCACTTCTACCTCGAAACCCAAACCAGTTGGGTGGTGCCCGATGGCGAGGGCAATTTGCAGGTGTTCGCCTCCACCCAGCACCCCACCGAAACCCAGGAGATTGTGGCGCGGGTCTTGGGCCTGTCGAAAAATCAGGTGGTTTGTACCTGTCTGCGCATGGGCGGGGCCTTTGGCGGCAAGGAATCCCAGGCGAATCCCTTTGCGGCGGCGGCAGCGTTGGCCACCTACAAAACGGGTCGTCCGGCCAGGGTGCGGCTGCGGCGGCACCACGATATGTTGATCACCGGGAAGCGCCACGGGTTTTTGAACCAGTACGAGGTCGGCTTTGATAACGAGGGCAAAATTCTGGCCATGAAGGCGCTGCTGGTGGCCGATGGCGGCTGGAGCCTTGACCTGTCGCCCCCGGTGCTGGCGCGGGCCATGCTCCATGTGGACAACGCCTATTACATCCCCAACCTGGAGGTGGAGGGGCGGATCGCCAAGACGAATCGGGTATCGAACACCGCCTACCGGGGCTTTGGCGGGCCGCAGGGGATGATTGTGGCGGAGGAAGTGGTAGACCGCATCGCCCGTACTCTAAACCTGCCGCCGGATGTGGTGCGCGAACGCAACTTCTACCACGGCACCGGAGAAACCAGCACCACCCACTACAGCCAGGAAATCGTCGATAACCGCATCGCCCGCGTGTGGCAAGAGGCCAAGGCGAACTCCAACTACGAGGCTCGACAGGCGGAAATCGCCGCCTTTAACGCCAGCAGCCCCTACAAAAAGCGGGGGCTGGCCATCACCCCCGTTAAGTTCGGCATTTCCTTCAACAAGGTGATGTATAACCAGGCCGGATCCCTGGTGCTGATCTACACCGACGGCAGCATTCAGCTTAACCACGGCGGCACCGAAATGGGCCAAGGCTTGCACACCAAGATGATCCAAGTCGCCGCCAAAGCCCTGGGGGTCAACATCGACCGCATTCGCATGATGCACACCAGCACCGACAAAGTGCCCAACACCTCCGCCACCGCCGCCTCTAGCGGATCTGACCTGAATGGCCAAGCGGTGAAAAATGCCTGCGAAATCCTGCGGGATCGCCTTGCGGCGGTGGCGGTGCGGATGCTGAACCTGGACGCCCCCGAAGACATGGTGTTTGAGGACGACTGGATCTACTGCCGCACCTACCCCAGCGCCCGCATTTCCTTTGATGAAGTGGTGAAACAAACCTACAGCGAACGGATCAGCCTTGCCGCCACGGGCTTCTACCGCACCCCCAACATTTTCTGGGATCCCAAGCTGGGTAAGGGTCGCCCCTTCTACTATTTCGCCTACGGTGCGGCGGTTTCTGAAGTGGAAGTCGATGGCTTTACGGGCACCTTCAAGCTGCGCCAGGTGGATATCGTCCACGATGTCGGCGAATCCCTCAACCCCTTGGTGGATAAGGGGCAGATCGAAGGCGGCTTTGTCCAGGGCATGGGCTGGCTGACCATGGAAGAACTGGTATGGGATGGCGAGGGTCGCCTTCGCACCTTTGCCCCCAGCACCTACAAAATCCCCACCATCAGCGAAATTCCCGAAAACTTCACCGTCCACTTGCTGGAACGGGCTGCTCAAGATGGCGTCATCTACGGCAGCAAAGCCGTGGGAGAACCACCCTTCATGCTGGCCATGTCCGTCCGAGAAGCCATCCGCGCCGCCGTTGCCGCCTTTGGCGATGCCGACTATGTGCCCCTGGGCCTACCCGCTACGCCGGAGGCGACCCTGTGGGCCATTGAAGGGGTGCGCGAAGCCAGCCGGGAAGCCCAGCCCGTGGGTTTCTGA
- a CDS encoding ABC transporter permease produces the protein MAVTPRPRLALPLFGSKATVSNTLMVAGLVITLGFVVVALSAPLMQGWGWLQDPTTALQNPIHQPPGAEHWFGTTRQGYDIFARTLFGSRAAWQVVLLATALSVVIGVPLGMVSGYLGGRLDRALVFFMDTIYTLPGLLLSVTLAFVVGRGVVNAAIALSIAYIPQYYRVVRNHTVSVKTELFIEAAQAMGADPWTVLSRYLFLNVIQSVPVLFTLNAADAILVLGGLGFLGLGLPEQVPEWGADIRQALDALPTGLWWPALFPGLALTLMVTGLSLVGEGLNELMNPLQRQSSRR, from the coding sequence ATGGCCGTTACTCCCCGTCCCCGTTTGGCGCTGCCGCTGTTTGGTTCCAAGGCTACGGTCTCCAATACGCTAATGGTGGCGGGCCTGGTGATCACCCTGGGGTTTGTGGTCGTTGCCCTGTCGGCTCCGCTGATGCAGGGCTGGGGCTGGCTGCAAGACCCCACCACGGCCCTGCAAAACCCCATCCACCAGCCGCCGGGGGCCGAGCACTGGTTTGGCACCACCCGCCAAGGCTACGACATCTTTGCCCGTACCCTCTTCGGCAGTCGGGCGGCGTGGCAGGTGGTGTTGCTGGCCACGGCCCTGAGTGTGGTGATTGGGGTGCCCTTGGGGATGGTGAGCGGCTATTTGGGCGGGCGGCTAGACCGAGCCCTGGTGTTTTTCATGGATACGATCTACACCCTGCCCGGTCTACTGCTGTCGGTGACGCTGGCCTTTGTGGTGGGGCGCGGGGTGGTCAATGCGGCCATCGCCCTCAGCATTGCCTACATTCCCCAGTATTACCGTGTGGTGCGGAATCACACCGTCAGCGTGAAAACAGAGCTATTCATTGAAGCCGCCCAGGCCATGGGGGCCGATCCTTGGACGGTGCTGAGCCGCTACCTGTTTCTCAACGTGATTCAAAGCGTGCCCGTGCTGTTTACCCTCAACGCCGCCGATGCCATCCTGGTGTTGGGGGGGCTGGGCTTTTTGGGCCTCGGTTTGCCAGAGCAGGTGCCAGAATGGGGAGCCGACATTCGCCAAGCCCTCGATGCGCTGCCCACGGGCCTTTGGTGGCCTGCGCTCTTCCCTGGCTTAGCCCTGACCCTAATGGTGACGGGGCTTTCCCTGGTGGGCGAGGGCCTAAACGAACTGATGAACCCCCTCCAGCGCCAGTCATCGCGCCGATGA